A stretch of Mobula birostris isolate sMobBir1 chromosome 2, sMobBir1.hap1, whole genome shotgun sequence DNA encodes these proteins:
- the LOC140193994 gene encoding CYFIP-related Rac1 interactor A gives MGNLLKVLTREIENYPHFFLDFENAQPTDGEREIWNQVNAVLQDSESILTELQAYKGAGQEIRDAIQNSGDDQLQDRAWNSVCPLVGRLKRFYEFSIRLEKALQSLLETLTYPPYTPTQHLEREQALAKQFAEILHFTLRFDELKMKNPAIQNDFSYYRRTINRNRINNMHLDTENEVNNEMANRMSLFYAEATPMLKTLSDATTKFVSENKTLPIENTTDCLSTMASICKVMLETPEYKSRFTNDETLLFCMRVMVGVIILYDHVHPVGAFAKTSKIDMKGCIKVLKEQPPNNVEGLLNALRYTTRHLNDESASKQIRTMLQVQ, from the exons ATGGGTAATCTGCTTAAGGTCCTAaccagggagattgaaaattatCCGCACTTCTTCCTGGATTTTGAAA ATGCACAGCCGacagatggagagcgagagattTGGAATCAAGTAAATGCAGTTCTGCAGGATTctgaaagcattctaactgaGCTGCAGGCCTATAAAGGGGCTGGTCAAGAAATAAGAGAT GCAATTCAAAACTCAGGTGATGATCAGCTTCAGGACAGAGCATGGAATTCAGTATGTCCCCTGGTTGGGAGACTCAAGAGGTTCTATGAATTCTCCATAAGATTGG AAAAAGCATTACAAAGCCTTTTAGAGACTTTGACGTATCCACCCTACACACCAACTCAGCATCTGGAACGGGAGCAAGCTCTGGCCAAGCAGTTTGCAGAGATTCTGCATTTTACTCTCCGCTTTGATGAACTCAAG ATGAAAAATCCAGCCATCCAGAATGACTTTAGTTACTACCGACGGACAATAAATCGCAACAGAATTAACAATATGCAT TTAGATACTGAGAATGAAGTAAACAATGAAATGGCCAACAGAATGTCCTTATTTTACGCAGAAGCAACGCCAATGCTTAAAACGCTAAGCGATGCGACAACCAAGTTTGTATCAGAG AACAAGACTCTGCCTATAGAAAATACAACTGACTGTTTAAGCACAATGGCAAGCATATGCAAAGTCATGCTTGAAACACC GGAGTACAAGAGCAGGTTCACCAATGATGAAACTCTGTTGTTCTGTATGAGAGTGATGGTGGGCGTCATCATCCTTTACGATCATGTACACCCTGTGGGAGCATTTGCAAAAACATCAAAAATTGAC ATGAAAGGATGTATAAAAGTTTTGAAAGAACAGCCACCAAATAATGTTGAAGGCCTTCTGAATGCACTCAG GTACACCACAAGACACctgaacgatgagtcagcatctAAACAGATTCGAACAATGCTTCAGGTTCAGTAA